TtacttcttttttattttaattttgtttaacttttatatttcaaatatttttttgataatTCAGGGAAAAAAATTATCTTTAGTGAAGATATACCAGGGGTTGATATTGTATCTTTATGTCAGAAATTACAAAAAAGAAATAAGGGTTTGTTAAATAGTAAAGATCATAACACATGTGAGAAGgtatcttttaatttatgttttatttataaatataattaaaaattaaaatataatttttatttttgaataatatattatataaattaatatattaaaaattcaatgttaaaaaatatttattcaatattttaagGTATCATCGGACGCTCAATTTCCAAAGGAAGCTTATCATCTTTTACTAAGATTATTGGATTTAGACTACAAAACACGTCTTACTGCAGATCAAGCTTTAAatcattcatttttaaaattataatatgtatttctacattaaaatttttttattccttagcTATTTTTGTAAACTAATGTATAcaacatattttataatataaaattactatataatactacaatttaatattattctgGACAagttctacatatacatataagtgTACACAAATATATAGTAGTACATTATTATTTatgttaaattaaataattttgatttttatacattacataaataattttgttatatCATGTAACAATACtttataatattaggttgttaaTAAATGTAATACTTTTATAATTtggttatatttaaaaaaaatatttaagtatccaatagttttatttcgatatttgcTATGAAAGGTAAAATTGAACACCTTTCTTTTTAGGCACTTTGTGATATTGTGATAAATATTCATTGTCAAatatcctatatatatatatatcataggAAGAAGCAAACAAAGTACATATTACACGTATTTATTCAACATTCTCCAAATTATTTGTACTTTGTGATGATTGttcttcactttcattttttttaataagttGCCATTCTGCTGCAGCTTCTAATGCTTTACTTgctaattcttttaattttttattttgcactgtATCACTTTTTGTTAGAGCCATTAAAATTTCCATTACGTCAGTCTCAATAACTCTGGTTGCAACATCTTTTGTACTTTTTATCATATTTAAAACAATTACAATTCCTCTATGTTGTAAATCAGAATTTGGATTAGCAAGTAAATAACGTAATGACTCTAACCAATCTTTTGAATCAAATATTTTGATGCAAGACTTTATACTGACTGATGTTAACATTGCTAAGGCTCCTGCTGCAGCCATGCTTGTATCTATATCTTCATCTTCGCAAAGAATGACCAGATACTTAACTCTATCATTTTCTTGTTCATAATATTTAATAGTGTCTTCACACATCATTAAATTATTCATAGTCTGTGTAGATGCACGTTTCAACATTTCATGGTCTTCATACATATATGCTTCAATTTTCTGGAAACCTCCTTCTTTTAAAATTCGTTTTCTAACGCTATCATTAACACCAGCTAAGTTGCATAAGGCCATTAgagcttcaaaattttcaagtgCAGAATAATCTGGATTTAAAAGGTTTATAAAGGGTCGAACTACTTCCATTATTCTCTGCCCAGGAAATGCAACTTCTGGATTTATTGTAATCCCTAATCGTGCAAGAGCTTGTGATGCTTGTTTTTTCCCCTTTAATGTTCCATCTAAAGCTAATGGCAAAAGTGCTTTTGCTCCACCTTGCTGAACAACGATTCCTCTTACATCTGCTTGACTACAAACTGCAttaaatacacgtgctattaaTTCTTTGCTATTTTGGCTTTCTGTTTTAGAAAGTGCAACTAATGCATTTGTTACACCAGCTTTAACTAGTGCTATTATTCTTTTATTTACAAAGTCTATATCATCAAATTCATGTTCTTGAGGTATATGATGTTTTGCAAATTTTGCTAATTCAATCATTTCTGGTATAAGTTCTTGTTTATCATAAGCATTACATAAATTCACTAATGTAGTAACAACTCCATAAATTACAGACTGATCTTCAGTTTTAGCAAGTTCTATCATTGCTTGAACTGCTTCAACATCTTCAATTAATTTCTCTTTAACTTCAGCGTCAAAAGTGAGATATGATAATCCTTCTACAGCCCATTTTCTCATATCCTTTTGTTTTTTaggattaattaaaaattttctacaagcTTCAGCCAATCTTTTTGTTGCTCCATCAGCAAACGGTCTTATTGTAGCATCTGTACCACCTGAACTACCTAATTTACATAATCCTACTAAAGCACGTACTTTAATGGAATCGTCTTTAGAttgatacaatttttttaatatatttatgccTTGATTAATGATTGCAGTAGCTTTAtcttttttagatgcagcagcaAACAATACATTCACAAGCAACCTTTTGTTGCAATACATCATCTGTGCCTGCCATAACAAGTATCATTTCTAAAATACCTTCTTTAGCAATTATTGTATTCCAACATCCAATGGTCCAAGCAATAAAGTTGTTATTGCGACTACAACACGaacctatttaaaaaaaaaagtttcacgatagaaattaattataaaagataataatctattgtatttttttattgtacttccaaaaatgtattatttacctTAGATTCCATATCTGGTGCAAGTAATTTATCTTTAATATATTCATCAATagcatttctaaatttttcttttgGCTGCATCATAAtacatattttcataaattcttGCCAAACATACACTTGTTACAGTCCTAGTAGATGGTGTAATACTCATAGAAGATTCATATTTATATTCTTCAAGTTCACTTGCTACTTTCCATTAAACGTTGTAAACCATGAAGTTCAACTAATCGTTCAGCCCAGTTCAATGCAGTATAGTGAATGTTGCGTATAATAAGTTCTATAATTGCATCTCTAGCTAATCCAGAAATTGTTCTGCTTGTTACACTATACAATAAACAAGACAAAATAGTATCTATCTCTTTATTGTATTTATCACACAATTCTTTATTTGGTTTTGAATCTGATTTGTTATTCATTCCACTATATGTGTTGAGTAAAGTCTACAAAATGtagttttaaattttatttagcgATTTGTTTTAAtactaaaaaaataataattatttatatttattacagtTACTAACCTGTAAGCAATATTGAGCAGCATTTACTCTTTCTGTAAGATTACTATTAATTATTTCTAAACACCAGGGTATACCGATATGctttaaaatattttcagttctttgaatattttcttTACATAATTCTGCAATAATTCGaatagcaattattattatttcatcatGTTTCTCAAGCTTgagcattttaattattttagaaacaattttattattaaacattatttCTGCTCCTGCTCTTTCCCGAGCAAGGACAAGTAGATTATTCATTGCTG
The Lasioglossum baleicum unplaced genomic scaffold, iyLasBale1 scaffold1092, whole genome shotgun sequence genome window above contains:
- the LOC143220500 gene encoding LOW QUALITY PROTEIN: protein unc-45 homolog B-like (The sequence of the model RefSeq protein was modified relative to this genomic sequence to represent the inferred CDS: inserted 2 bases in 2 codons; deleted 3 bases in 3 codons), which codes for MTKITNTNANEWKDKGNAEFNKGNWSEALSCYTNALKLTNEDNSEKAIYYKNRAATYLKQKEYDRAIXDCDEALKICPNDPKALFRRCQALEALERFEEAYRDARYIISTDPNNKAIKSTTARLHEIVQEKYRQNSCVSSKVSQMMNIAFEMKEDNEKRETAMNNLLVLARERAGAEIMFNNKIVSKIIKMLKLEKHDEIIIIAIRIIAELCKENIQRTENILKHIGIPWCLEIINSNLTERVNAAQYCLQTLLNTYSGMNNKSDSKPNKELCDKYNKEIDTILSCLLYSVTSRTISGLARDAIIELIIRNIHYTALNWAERLVELHGLQRLMEVASELEEYKYESSMSITPSTRTVTSVCLARIYENMYYDAAKEKFRNAIDEYIKDKLLAPDMESKVRVVVAITTLLLGPLDVXNTIIAKEGILEMILVMAGTDDVLQQKVACECIVAAASKKDKATAIINQGINILKKLYQSKDDSIKVRALVGLCKLGSSGGTDATIRPFADGATKRLAEACRKFLINPKKQKDMRKWAVEGLSYLTFDAEVKEKLIEDVEAVQAMIELAKTEDQSVIYGVVTTLVNLCNAYDKQELIPEMIELAKFAKHHIPQEHEFDDIDFVNKRIIALVKAGVTNALVALSKTESQNSKELIARVFNAVCSQADVRGIVVQQGGAKALLPLALDGTLKGKKQASQALARLGITINPEVAFPGQRIMEVVRPFINLLNPDYSALENFEALMALCNLAGVNDSVRKRILKEGGFQKIEAYMYEDHEMLKRASTQTMNNLMMCEDTIKYYEQENDRVKYLVILCEDEDIDTSMAAAGALAMLTSVSIKSCIKIFDSKDWLESLRYLLANPNSDLQHRGIVIVLNMIKSTKDVATRVIETDVMEILMALTKSDTVQNKKLKELASKALEAAAEWQLIKKNESEEQSSQSTNNLENVE